The Panicum virgatum strain AP13 chromosome 6K, P.virgatum_v5, whole genome shotgun sequence nucleotide sequence GTGCGAGTCAGGGATCCAGTGGCTCGTAGTCGTCCACGCAATGAATCCACATGTCACATAGCATTCAGCTGGTTTTGCTTGTGTTATGATTGATTATTCCGTCATTTATGCCTTCTGGAATTCTACTTCCTGTTAAGGGGATGCTTGAAACTCTAGAGAACAGTTCAATTGGGATGCTTGATTACCTAATGCTTGTAGTAATTCAAACAATGAAATTACATGGTTGCTTCACTTTTGTTATGACCAACTGTCCCTTGTTATATGCTCTCTGGTGTTTCCTTATTAGAAGGGATAATTGAATGTTGGATTGTGCTAGAGAAGATTTGCTGTCCAGGGCTAGGATAACTGTACTTTCTTGTAGTATAAATTTTGTGTGCTTACCATGCTGCAAATCTGCTGCAGTAAGTTGCAATCTGAGGCTCTCAAGGATGCCATCTCCCAGATAGTTGGGGATGCCAAGGAGAAGAATAGGAAGTTCACCGAGACCGTTGAGCTTCAGATTGGTCTGAAGAACTACGACCCACAGAAGGACAAGCGTTTCAGCGGCTCTGTTAAGCTGCCTCACATCCCTCGCCCAAAGATGAAGGTGTGCATGCTTGGTGATGCCCAGCATGTTGAGGAGGTAAGATATGATTAATTTACATAGTAATCTACTTATTCATGTTGGGCATGCTTATGGTAGTAGTTTTATTTGAGTTAAAAACAGATGCATTTTTTAATTGCTTAACTTTGGCTATGCATTATGAGATGGTAGCCCATCACGTGCTTGCTGTCTTCAATTCCATAGCATTTAAATCTTTATATTTACTTTGCTTCGACTGTGTAAAATTTCCTTAGATAAATTATCAGTTTCGCTATTCTGTCTAAAGCAAATATGCCGTGCTAACCATTTTACTCATGTGCAGGCTGAGAAGATTGGACTTGACTACATGGATGTCGAGGCGCTCAAGAAaatgaacaagaacaagaagcttgtcAAGAAGCTTGCCAAGAAGTACCATGCTTTCTTGGCATCAGAGGCCATCATCAAGCAGATTCCCCGTCTCCTTGGTCCTGGTCTCAACAAGGCAGGCAAGTAACCTCATTTTCTGACATGACTGTTTCTTTCATCTAATCGCTATTTTACTACCATGCTGTTAGATATAATGCTAGTTTCATATTAAACAAAAATAATGTGGATTTGCACGAACGCTTTCATTCTTCAAAATGCTGTCTTACCTGCACTGAATGGAATCAATCAAATTGTTACACACTTGTTGCCAGGCCATGCCATCTCATTGTGGTAATATCAACTTCTTTACTTTGGTATTTATCTTTCCAAAAAAACTAGTTGAGACCTAAGAAGTATCTTTAACTTTAGTCACAGTATCCCTGTTAACTGGGCTGTGCATCCCAGCTTtgtacctttttttttgtttgctatGTATTGTCTACCTTGACTACCTGCTGATTGTATCATGCTTATTATGTCTTTGCAGGCAAGTTCCCTACACTGGTTACCCACCAGGAGTCTCTTGAATCCAAAGTGAACGAGACAAAAGCTACAGTCAAGTTCCAGTTGAAGAAAGTTCTTTGCATGGGTGTTGCTGTGGGTAACCTGTCCATGGAGGAGAAGCAGATCCAGCAGAACATCCAGATGAGCGTCAACTTCCTTGTGTCCCTTCTGAAGAAGAACTGGCAGAATGTGAGTGATGAGTTTCTAATTAAGTCTGTTCCAGTTCCAGATAAAAATTTAGAACGCAAGTGGAAGTACTAGGTTATAACCTGATGTGATTTTTGTTTTCCAGGTGAGGTGCCTGTACATCAAGAGCACCATGGGAAAGCCATACAGGGTGTTCTAATTCTTGGCGTGATCCTTGTGATGTTGATTTACTATGCCTCTCCAGCTGGGCTTGTCTTAAAACTTAGATATGTACCCATCAGTTTTGTGCCTGTCAAAGAGAATGTTGAAGTATTTGGTCTTTAATCTAGTGTTTCCTGTGGAGGAATTCTTTTTGGGATTATGCAGTTGCAGCTTGCGTTACGATTCTTTCTCAGCTCCTTGTCTCTTATTTGCAGCTCCGCAGTTTAGATATTATTGTCATCCTGACTGGTATGAGAATGTGATCGTTGGTTATGAACTGCATTCCTCTGCATGGTTTTATCTGAAAACAGGACACTAGTTATGAAATTGTCGGTGCCACACGTAGCCACATACTGCTATGTCCCTTCTCATGTTATGAAATTGTCGGTGCCACACTTAGCCACATACTGCTATGTCCCTTCTCATGTACTTCCACCAGCAAACGATCTTCTGATCGTGGTACGTCCATACATCTTCGTACACCTTGGGTGTATCTGTATAGAGTATACTAGAAACACCGGCGTGGCCATGCCGCGCCCAATTGTTTTAGGCCCGTGGCTTGTTACCGCAGTTATGCATTTTGATAGCAGCTGGCAATAGTCTCAACAGCTATTTATGCTTCGTGGATCTGTGGCGGATTTTGCTGAATTGGTCCGTGGGCAGCGTGTCGTCTTTAGCTTGTTTAGCTGTTTGCTCTTCATCGAGTGTTTATATAGTTGTTAGCGCCATACTGCCGTGCACATCGGTACGCACACAGAACAGTAGCCGCCTCGCGCATGCGAATTCCAATCTTTGGCTTGCTTCCTTCACTTGGCCAGGCCGTCGCTGGAGTGGGAATCCCTCCAGAGACCAGACAACGACGCCGGGGCCGCTCTCCAGGCTCATGGTGCTTAGTAGTAGAGAAATATGAATTTTGGGAAGGCTGTAGCACAACTTTTTCTCTGTATACTTCAACTTTGACTCTCTGTTCTATTGATCCCTCTGAAGAAACTGACCGCGAAAGTTGTTAGCTTGGTCTATCCAACACCGTGAGTGACGTCTCAACTGGCCTCCTGTAATTGCACCTCGGCGAGCCCGTTCACGCCATGAGGGTCGGCCGGCAAGACTCTTGATTGCCTTATCTCCTTCTCTGCTCCCTCTCTATCTTCCCTGGGCCTTCCTCGTTGACTTCTCCTAGAAGGCAGCCGTGTAGTACCAGTTATCCTCCTCCGCAGCTGTACGCCCAAATCCAACAAATTTGTCGCTCATGGTGAACCCGAGCTCAATCCCTC carries:
- the LOC120713075 gene encoding 60S ribosomal protein L10a-like, whose protein sequence is MSKLQSEALKDAISQIVGDAKEKNRKFTETVELQIGLKNYDPQKDKRFSGSVKLPHIPRPKMKVCMLGDAQHVEEAEKIGLDYMDVEALKKMNKNKKLVKKLAKKYHAFLASEAIIKQIPRLLGPGLNKAGKFPTLVTHQESLESKVNETKATVKFQLKKVLCMGVAVGNLSMEEKQIQQNIQMSVNFLVSLLKKNWQNVRCLYIKSTMGKPYRVF